One segment of Curtobacterium poinsettiae DNA contains the following:
- a CDS encoding FHA domain-containing protein, with protein MGTTLGGLRLRDDDIEDTVIRRPRRSLGDRTADAIDDTVIRGAAPVVPGPDSDPDPDPGSDDGVLGDTVIRPAPGAPGQPPPAVVDVDPEDTVVRVPARPGAGASPFVGAAPGLPSVPAVPAAPTARVPSIRIGDRTFRLDHPVVIGRRPSLPRVTRGPQPELVTVRSAYGQVSSSHVRMHAEGEAVVVQDLRSTNGTVVRPAGAPAYRMASGASIVALTGTVVEIGDGNAIEVLSPYLRVAPTAEGLPPVPPWPSDQTAHGTPRPTRERS; from the coding sequence GTGGGGACCACGCTGGGAGGGCTCCGGTTGCGCGACGACGACATCGAGGACACCGTCATCCGGCGACCCCGACGATCGCTGGGCGACCGGACGGCGGACGCCATCGACGACACCGTCATCCGCGGCGCAGCTCCCGTCGTCCCCGGTCCCGACTCCGACCCCGATCCAGACCCCGGGTCCGACGACGGGGTCCTCGGTGACACGGTCATCCGGCCCGCGCCCGGGGCACCCGGTCAGCCACCGCCAGCCGTGGTCGACGTCGATCCGGAGGACACCGTCGTCCGGGTGCCGGCGCGACCCGGCGCCGGAGCGAGCCCGTTCGTGGGTGCTGCACCGGGCCTCCCGTCCGTCCCGGCGGTACCCGCCGCCCCCACGGCACGCGTGCCCTCGATCCGCATCGGCGACCGCACCTTCCGGCTCGACCACCCCGTGGTCATCGGCAGACGGCCGTCGCTGCCGCGGGTCACCCGTGGCCCGCAGCCCGAACTCGTGACCGTGCGGTCGGCGTACGGCCAGGTGTCGTCGTCCCACGTCCGGATGCACGCCGAGGGCGAAGCCGTCGTCGTGCAGGACCTCCGGTCCACGAACGGCACCGTCGTCCGCCCGGCCGGCGCGCCCGCGTACCGCATGGCATCGGGTGCGTCGATCGTCGCGCTGACGGGTACGGTAGTCGAGATCGGTGACGGCAACGCCATCGAGGTCCTCTCGCCGTACCTCCGGGTCGCACCGACGGCAGAGGGGCTGCCTCCGGTTCCCCCGTGGCCCTCCGATCAGACAGCACACGGCACGCCCCGACCCACCAGAGAGCGATCCTGA
- a CDS encoding PP2C family protein-serine/threonine phosphatase: MTELGRAATAHAIDVPGADGATLTLSWGAATDVGRRRDHNEDSYIVGAPFFVVADGMGGHLAGDRASDAVVRRLEQVTAEPFTTRQGIQRALLLATADIERAAGGNAIGAGTTVTGIALVASLGQPAALVFNVGDSRTYRIEDGVLRRVTVDHSVVQEMVDAGLLRAEDAEQHPDSNVITRAVGFGEPPAPDWWTLPLRAGDRYIVCSDGLTKELGDAGIARIAAREPGAQDLAERLVGDAVVAGGRDNVTVVVLQVDAAPDDGDLEDTLPRH, translated from the coding sequence GTGACCGAACTCGGCCGAGCAGCCACTGCGCACGCCATCGACGTCCCCGGTGCCGACGGCGCCACCCTGACGCTCTCGTGGGGAGCCGCGACCGACGTCGGTCGACGGCGTGACCACAACGAGGACAGCTACATCGTGGGCGCGCCGTTCTTCGTCGTCGCCGACGGCATGGGCGGGCACCTCGCCGGCGACCGCGCCAGCGACGCGGTCGTGCGTCGGCTCGAACAGGTGACGGCCGAGCCGTTCACCACGCGCCAGGGCATCCAGCGTGCACTGCTCCTCGCGACCGCCGACATCGAGCGTGCGGCCGGTGGCAACGCCATCGGCGCGGGCACCACGGTCACCGGTATCGCACTCGTGGCGTCGCTCGGGCAGCCCGCGGCGCTCGTGTTCAACGTCGGCGACTCCCGCACCTACCGCATCGAGGACGGCGTGCTCCGCCGCGTCACCGTCGACCACTCGGTGGTGCAGGAGATGGTGGACGCCGGCCTGCTGCGTGCCGAGGACGCCGAACAGCACCCGGACAGCAACGTCATCACGCGAGCGGTCGGCTTCGGCGAACCGCCGGCGCCGGACTGGTGGACCCTGCCCCTGCGGGCCGGTGACCGCTACATCGTCTGCTCCGACGGGCTGACCAAGGAACTCGGCGACGCAGGCATCGCACGCATCGCGGCACGTGAGCCGGGCGCGCAGGACCTTGCGGAGCGCCTGGTCGGCGACGCCGTCGTGGCAGGCGGCCGTGACAACGTCACCGTCGTGGTGCTGCAGGTCGATGCCGCGCCGGACGACGGCGACCTCGAGGACACGCTGCCGCGGCACTAG